A region of the Oncorhynchus clarkii lewisi isolate Uvic-CL-2024 chromosome 29, UVic_Ocla_1.0, whole genome shotgun sequence genome:
ggcatgggaacatATGTTTAcgttgtcaaagcaagtgaaatagataataaacaaaaagtTTACACTCACAAATGTTCTAAATGAATAGtggcatttcaaatgtcatattatggctatatagagtgttataacgatgtgcaaataggtaaattacaaaagggaaaataaataaacataaatatgggttgtatgtacaatggtgtttgttcttcactggttgcccatttcttgtgacaacaggtcacaaatcttgctgctgttatgacaaactgtggtatttcacccagtataaATAGTGGGGGTTTTAGATTCACATGACATTCTTTTACACCTGTGGTTCATGTCCATCATGAACTACACAGACACTTATAGTCATCTAGCTCTATTCATTTACATTGTTTTCCTCCAATTTCTTGTAAGCTGATCAACTTCCTTTCTGATGAAAGTAATGCAGTTATGAGTACGCACACCAGATTCCACAGTGTGAAGTCTATCAGTGTTATATCAGTGTATATCAGTGTTAAACCCACCACACCcattcactcatctctctctctcaatttcaattggggctttattggcatggaaaacattttacattgccaaagcaagtgaaatgtataaacaaaagtgaaataatcaaAAAGTGAACAGAACATTTTACAttcacacaagttccaaaagaataaagacatttaaatggcatatgtctatatatagtgttgcaatgatgtgcaaatagttcaagtacaaaagggaaaataaataaacataaatatgggttgtatttataatggtgtttgttcttcactggtttcccttttcttgtgacaacagctcacaaatcttgctgctgttatggcacactgtggtatttcacccaatagaattggatttgttttggaaTTCCTTCTAGGTCTGTGGgaaaatgtgtctctaatatggtcatacatttggcagaaggttaagaagtgcagctctgtttccacttcatttcgtgggcagtgtgcacatagcctgtcttctcttgagaggcacggcggcctctctcaatagcaaggctatgctcactgagtctgtacatagtcaaagctttccttaattttgagtCAGTAACAGCGGTcaagtattctgccactgtaCTCTCGGTTTAGGGGCAAATAGCATCCCAGTTTGCTCTATTTTTTGGTAAATTCTTTCCGTTGTGTCAAGTAATCATATATTTcttctcgtgatttggttgggtctaattgtgtttctgtcttGGGGTGGGGTCTtggggtctgtggggtctgtttgtgtttgtgaacagagccccaggaccagctagcTTAGGGGACTCTCCTcgaggttcatctctctgtatgtaatggctttgttatggaatgtctgggaatcgcttccttttaggtggttgtagaattttcacgccctctccctttccctctccagCGTTTGATggcaccggtcctggcaaccatcattacgcacacctgctcctcatcattacacacacctggacttTACCATCACCTTGATTACCTTCgctttatttagccctcagtagcctcagtcaTCAGACAATATTGGTTTGTTTTCACATTCAGTACGCTACTCATGGTTtgttcatctgctgtgtcttATTTAACTCTCTTTCTGATTCCTGACTCACTGCGTatgaatttaacagctcttttctggattttgatcattagcgggaattggcctaattctgctctgcatgcattatttgttgttttatgttgtacactgaggatgtttttgcagaattctgcatgcagagactCTATTTGGTGTtcgtcccattttgtgaattatggTTGGCAtgggaccccagacctcacaaccgtaaaggccaatcggttctatgactgattcaagtatttttagccagatcctaatttttatgtcgaatttgatgttccttttgatggcgtagaaggctCTTCTTGcattgtctctcagatcgttcacagatTTGTGGAAgttgtggtgctgatgtttaggtcaaggtacagtgccttgcaaaagtattcatcgcccttggcgtttttcccattttgttgcattacaacctgtaatttaaattgaattttatttggatttcatgtaatgacatgcacaaaatagtccaaattggttaagggaaatgaaaaaaatgacttgtgacttaaaaaaatgacttaaaaaaaaaatatatatatatatatatattaaaaactgggaaagtggtgcgtgcatatgttttCACCCTGTGTGCAATCTGAGTGTCCCATgatgtgtcacatgatctcagtacatatacacctgttctgaaaggcccccgagtctgcaacaccactaagcaaggggcaccgtgaagaccaaggagctctccaaacatgtCAGAAATATCTGAAATGTTTAACGTCCCAAGGAGCACCATTATTATATTGCTTttaaatatggcaccacaacaaaacaaacctgccaaaaaggccgcccaccaaaactcacagatcaggcaaggagggtattaatcagagaggcaacaaagagaccaaagattaccctgaaggagctgtaaagctccacagcagagattggagtatctgtccataggaccactttaaaataaaaaaataagcaaacatgtttggtgtttgccaagaggcatgtgggagactccccaaacatatggaagatggtattctggtcagatgagactaaaatttagctttttggccatcaaggaaaatgctatgtctggcgcaaacccaacacccctCATCACCCCAGGAACACCATCcccatgtttttcatcggcagggtctgggaaactggtcacaattgaaagaatgatggatgacactaaatacagggaaagtcttgagggaaacctgtttcagtcttccagagatttgagactgagacagaggttcaccttccagcaggacaatgaccctaagtatactgctaaagcaacactcacgtggtttaaggggaaacatgtaaatgttttggaatggcctagtcaaagcctagacctcaatccaattgagaatctgtggtatgacttaaagattgctgtacactagCAGAACCCATTCAAACTTGAAGGAGCctgagcagttttgccttgaagaatgggcaaaaatcccagtggctagatgtaccaagcttatagagacataccccaagagacttgcagctgtaattgctgcaaaaggtgcctctacaaagtattgacttaaggggggtgaatagttatgctcaaaaactcaggttttctgtatttttgttttatttgtttgtttcacaaaaatattttgcatcttcaaagtggtaggcattaagctcgagaccctgggtctacacttgcattaacatctgctaaccatgtgtatgtgacaaataaaatttgatttgatttggtttggtaactggaccttttttgtaaCACAGTTATTTTTGTTTGACTGAGATTTATTGATCAAGGTTCTGCtgaaggccctccttggttggagaCAGAACCACTAgttcatcagcaaacagtagacatttgacttctagtagggtgaggccgagagctgcagactgttctagtgccctcaccaatttgttgatatatgtcTCACCCCActgccctgtggaaagaaatgtttgttttttgccaattttaactacAATTTGTACATGGATTTTACAATGTTATAATGTCGCCtataggcacaaacccactgtcactAGACCAGACGggactggaaaaaagtgctcttcactgacgagtcacggttaagtctcaccaggggtgatggtccaattcgcatttatcgtcgaaggaatgagcattacatcgaggcctgtactctggagcgggatcgatttggaggtggagggtccgtcatggtctgggacggagtgtcacagcatcatcagactgagcttgtcgtcattgcaggcaatctcaacactgtgcgttacagggaagacgtcctcctccctcatgtggtacacttcctgcaggctcatcctgacatgaccctccagcatgacaatggcaccagccatattgctcattctgtgtgtgatttccagcaagacaggaatgtcagtgttgtgccatggccagcgaagagcccggatctcaatcccattgagcatgtctgggaccggttggatcggagggtgagggctagggccattccacccagaaatgtccgggaacttgctgGTGCCTcgatggaagagtggggtaacagcaagaactggcaaatctggtgcagtccaagaggaggagatgcactgcagtacttaatgcagctggtggcctcaccagatactgactgttacttttttattttgaccccccttagttcagggacatattattcaaattctgttagtcacatgtctgtggaacttgttcagtttatgtctctaggtttgctgaaaataaacaaagttgacagtgagaggacgttgtttttttgctgagtttatatagggaaggtaatcagggaagtgatagagtccaggtgagcgaaatgatggtaacaggtgtgcgccttaatgagcagcctggtgacctagaggccgtgacacgtgacagtacccccctccgtGACTCGAGGCTCCTGCTGCAAGACGTCAACCAAAAtgacgatcccggggatcaggagcggaccggtcatCTCTGCTGAGGCTCGGGAAACGTGTCAGTCCGGCTGAGGTGCAGGAGCATGGCGACCTAGAGTGCCGAAGAGCGCATACGTGACGGTATCCCCGGCGCGTTCGACTCCAGCCACAGGACCCAAACCAAAGGGACGATCGctgggatcaggagcggaccggtcaccCCTGCTGATGTGCGGGAACCTGTCGCCGACTGGTGCGCGGGAACCTGACAgaccggctgaggcaggggagcctggtgatccggctgaggcatgagagcctgacgagccggagGAAGCAGGGGAGCCTGGCAATCCGGTGAAGGCATGAAAGCCTGACGAGCCGTCTGTAGGGAGCCTGGCGATGACTCTTTGtggtgtttgtttagtgtgttccaaatttcccagaagtggttagattatATGGATTCtacaattacattgagctgatttctgacgtgcggttccttctttttctgtatttctgtattgttttagtgattcaccatagtgaaggcgtaggtctctatgtttttggttggataggtttctcaatttctttcttaggtttttgcattcttcatcgagccatttgtcattgtttttaattttcttaggttgtctgcttgaaatcttttgatttgatagggaagctgaaaggtaaaatatactgtttaggctttctactgccaagtttacaccttcactattacagtgaaatgttttgtccaggactgagtttgttgttgcctaatcgttttttggtaggtttccacataCTTTCCTTCCATTTATAGCGTGTCTTAATATTGTGCCGTTTCTTTGGCTTTGACGCCTCAtaattgagtattgctctgttcaagtagactgattttgctgtgatccgataggggtgtcagtgagtgtaaacgctctgagagactctgggttgaggtcagtgataaagtaatctacaatactactatatctctcaAGTATGTTGCTCTTTAAAGGACTGAAATGGACTCCGCACAAAAAAGGCAAAATTAAGCAGTGTGGGATTGAATATAGGATTGTAAataggatgaagaggaggacggctGGAGAAGGAGGGACTGGGGTAGGGAGCTGGGGATCAGACAACTGAGCGTCCCCATGGCGGGATGAATCGGTCATCCAACTTTGCCTTACTAtttatgtactgtataacatcacACACCACGCCCAATCAAAAACAGTTTCCCTAGTTCTCATCTTTCATCACCATTTTTTATCACACTTTCTATGACACTCCTCAATTCTCTTTGGTGGACAAGGATGACTGTGGTCATCTTTGCTCTTTAACCGTCTGCCcctcaacctgtgtgtgtgtgtgtgtgtgtgtgtgtgtgtgtgtgtgtgtgtgtgcgcaagcggttgtgtgtggggaggggaggggatggagggctCTTGTAACTGTCCCCATTGAGCTGCCTTCCTAGGGCCGTTAAAGCCCATTGTCCTCGTGGACGGTGATAGGGAGGCAGCTATTGGTCAACTGCTGAAAGTTTGcgatgggtggagggatggtggTGGGTGTCAAAGGCAGGGCCGTTAGGGAGAAAATCAAAAAGCCATCAGTCTTGTTAGTGGGGGAAGGTAGGCGGCAGGGGGGAGGTGGAGTGGAGTAAAACTGGGGGTTTACTATGGATGTTATAGGGAGAAGGCTCAGGAAAACTCCAAGGCCTAGTTGTTGTATATAGGCTATAACTAAGGGTTATTCCTGGTCAGGAAAAACACCTGGCCTGAATAAGAAgttatgtgtatatacagtacctatACACCCTGTGATGGCCTGGTGCACAGTGACCTCTCAGACACTCAGGACAAATAAACAAGTGTTTCTGGGCAAGCCAATCtgtatggggtggcaggtagcctagctaccagtaactgaaaggtcgttGGTTTGATTCCCCAAGGTGAAAAATCTATcaatgtgtccttgagcaaggcatttaaccctagTTGCTCTAAATAAGACTGTCTGCTAACTGACAAAAATGTCTCAAATCTCTCCACTGATGGAGTCAGAAGGGGATGAAGGCGATAATAACAAATATTCAAGACAAACTAAAGTATTATGGCAATGAACTTAAAGCATATTGGTTTAAATGGTTGTAACCAGGCTGTACCACTATGCTCCTATGTCTCTCAGTCACCCTGGATGGGTCATTGGTGAGTGGTGACTGTGTGTCTGAACTACATTGTTTACACACACAGATATGTGTGACTCTCCCTCACACCTCCTCATGGCTGATAATGCATTTAGAATACACTGTAGTACAGGGAGCTTATTTGGACCTGGTGCTAGACAGACTCGATATGTCTGAGTTGTCTCTCTGAGTGTTGCCGTGTACAGTACCATTAACCATCTTTACAGCTTTGACTTGTGGCTCATCCCTGagcaccctccctccccctcactgtACCTCTTACCCCTTCCCACTTTCTCCCTAAGTGTCAACGTTTAGCATGACAATTCCCTCCCAAGTCCATGGCACAGGACAATGCCAGTATCTCGAGTTTGATGTCTTTTAAGCCTTTCACTGGCTCCTGTTGCCTCCAAGGTCCTCTCTCCCTGGCTTTGTAATAGGGCGAGATGGGGAGAACGAGAGAGCACCGCTCTCCTGGTTCAATCTGCCGGGTCAGTGTGTTTGAAAGTGGATAGGTTGGATAGAGAAGGAACACAATCGTCCGGGAGTATTGAGTGGGGTGCTGGTTTAGAAATCGAAACAAAAACGATGATAATACATGCTATGCCATAACTGGCATAACTCCCGTGTCACATCAACCACCCCATCAAATACGTCACTCTCTGGACTGTGGCTTGAGTGAAACCTTGGAGAGTGTTTGTTTCAGGGtagggggtgggtgtgtgtggggcggAATCAAAGGGCTGCGACTTATTGTTCGTGTCTGTAAAGAAGTTAATGGTCGCGCCATCGCTACTCCGGGTCTGAAAGCCGCAGGGTGCCTCCGGGCCAAGTCGCACAATGACACCCCCACTCCTTCCCGTGGTGCGTCTTCCTGCCACAATCTGTACCAACGATTCGCTCTGGGGGTGCGCATCTGTATCGGTGCGATGACTCTCCACTATTTTCAATACACCAATCAAGGCTATAGTATAAGTTCACCTGGATGCTTTTAGTTATTTTATGAATATCCTCTGCGTTGTCTTGATTTTCTATGGGCAAAATGTGGCTTGTGTGTGTAAATTGTGCGTAAAGTTGTCAGTCTTGGGCGAAGTTCAACCATTATGTGAATCATTCGTTTGGAGTTAATTGTCTACTTTGAAATGTCGTAAGACTGCTTCTAATTTATAGACTCACTGTTAGTCTACGCCTGTTGTTTGcgaaacatgtgacaaataacattttatttttaaggTTAAAGGCTAATAAAAATGCATATGGGCCTACTAATATTTTCTATATTGCTTGATATTCTAATATAAAATAGATATACAGTGAGTGAAGCATGAAAATTGAGCAGGAACAGCAAGGTTCCCGAGACGTTGTTGAATTAAACGTGATTGTTGATTTGATCACAATTTGACCTATTCATTCTTTCTAATGAGTAATAGTCCAAATCTTTATTTCTGCTGTTTAAATGCATCTGGTTGCATGTATACCAAGGAAAGCTCGTTAAGGTAAAGTATTTAAACAAAGTCCACACAATGCTCCATGCATGTCAGATAATTTAGCTACAGTCACTGAATATCCTACTGATTAGTAATGTAAACATACTAAATGGATCAACATTGAATCCGTGAACTACATATAGCCTAACCTTTTCCAAGATCATTTCCTTTAATTGCTTACAGGAGTTTTGCATACCTGCGCTtgcattatttacattttatCCCAGGAAGAGGAACAGTCTATATTTagtcgtaaaaaaaaaaaaaaagattctcCAAAGTTTCGAATGGGAAAGCACGCCCACTGTTTTAACACCgtgaatgaaaaaaataaaataatcaagTTCATTCACAAAATTACCGTCAGCTGTGCGTGATTGTCTCTCGCGGCCAATGGGAGGCGAGGCAATTAACATCGCAACCTCCAGCGCCAGATGAAACCTGTGGAGCTGGAGTGTTTGTTGTGAGACGGGTGTTTGAGTTTGAAGGCGAAGCAAGGTGGTGGTGAACTCTAAATTCAATGGACTACAGTTGATGGGTATCTCTTAGTAGGCAACAAACTGCTTGCATTTCTGAAAAGGTTTATTCGAAACGGCAAGCGTCATTGAATATCACCTGATCTTTTACGAAGGCGATCAAACCAAGGAGAATGTCGGAGCGACCCCAGAGCCCTACTTCGGAGTGCAACAGCCGGCCTGATGACTTCAGCCGGGCCATGTACGCCCAGGCCTTGAGTCAAGAGGGGTTTGGAGGCGCGTCGCTCCAGATCCCACACGGCGTTCTACAACACAGTCTTCTCTTCAACAAGGCCGCATATAATGGGATGCCTCCAACAACCAATCAAACCTTTTTGCCATTCCCACCGGGCACTGGTGACTATAGGGCCTCCGACTTACAAGCCGGTGACTTTTGCCAACCCAAACACTGGTGTCCCATCGCCGCTCCGGAGTACACCGGGCAAGTAGCAGGGGTCGCAGCGGCTACCCACCCCACAAACCCGAGCCCACATAACACCGACACCAGGGAACAAGTCAAGATGTCCGAAATAAAGCTTGAGAAGGATGTCAATGACGAGTATGGGCAGAAGATTCAACATTATCCAACTCCACCTTCGTCTGCTGTAGCTCACGGGGTTTACTACTCGACTCCATGGAACTCATCGTTTTGGCCCGGCTTTCCCCACATCACGGCTGCGAATACCACTACTCAAAACCTCAACTCCATACCCTCAACATCGTCTTCATcgtccccatctctctcgccctcACCCCCCAGTAATGGGTTACCCGGGGTCACGTTTTTCAACGGGAACGCAAGCCAAACTGCCCAAGCGCCCCAGGCGCAAACCTCTACCCGGAGCAGTGGTTCCTCCAGCGGCGGGTGCAGTGACTCGGAGGAAGAGGCGAGTCAAACGGTCCTCCATGTACTGTGTTATCTTATAGTCGTTGTACTATTATGCGTGTATCCTACAAGTTATCCTTTTATTCAAAGAGAGCGTTGTTGTGAAATGTTTTCCTAATGTCGTTAGTAAATTTCCCTCTAACAGGAGAACCTTTCAActgaggagctggagcagtttgccAAGGAGCTGAAACACAAGCGTATAACTCTGGGTTTCACACAAGCAGATGTAGGCCTGGCCCTAGGCAACCTTTATGGTGAGTTTTCCTGCTGTGTTGAATACTATCCATACATAACCTTTCCCTTCTGTTCCATTGAGGTGGTGAGTGTCTCATTAAATTGATGTAGACTACAGTTTCCTCATGTGTTGAGGCAATATTAATTTCCTTCACTGCATCTACTGTAGTTGCAGTGACTTCAACTACTGATGACAACTTGTTCTCTGTTTAGGCAAGATGTTCAGCCAGACTACAATTTGCCGCTTTGAAGCGCTCCAGCTTAGCTTCAAGAACATGTGCAAGCTGAAGCCCCTGCTCCGGAGATGGCTGAATGAGGCTGAGACCTCGGACAACCCCCAGGATGTGAGTATATGTTGGTTGTAGTTTAGAAACCCATCTGCTCAAGAGAGGGGCCAGGTTTGTGGAGTGTAGGATGCCATCTTGAGGATAGAAAATGCATACATTTCCATGAGCAACCAAGGTAATATTTCTTAGACACTGTTCACCGTTAAATAGCGCAGACAAGGGGAGGTTGAGGGGCACCATAGTATTACCACCTCTGGAATGGACCAAAGCACACTGCAATGTCCCGGTCTAAATATAAGTTCATGTTTGTCCCCAGATGTACAAGATTGAGCGTGTATttgtggacaccaggaagaggaaGCGGAGGACCAGTCTGGAGGGGTCGGTGCGCACTGCTCTGGAGTCCTACTTTGTCAAGTGTCCCAAACCGAACACCCAGGAGATCACACACATTGCTGATGACCTGTGTCTGGAGAGAGATGTGAGTCCCATACAGCTGGCCATCACTTACTGTCTTTACCTCCTCAACCCTATATGGCTTTTAAGTTCCTCTTACATGACATGGTGCCTAAATGCATTTATGGCAAATGCCTTCTTGCTTGTGTTGCCATGGTTTGAATCTTAGTGCTGTTAACTTCTGACCCTGTCAGGTTCTGTATTTCTAATATAAGAGGGGTGGAAATGCTTTTTGGTAAGCTTGTGACTTATGTTGTTTTTGGCAGGTGGTACGTGTGTGGTTCTGTAACCGCAGACAGAAAGGCAAGCGCCTGGCCCTCCCCTTCGATGAGGAGTGTGAAGGACAGTACTATGAGCAGAGCCCCCCTCCCCCGCACATGGCTCACTCCCCCCTCCCCGGGCAGGGGTACTCTTTCTCTGGCCACCCCGGGGGCCCCACCTTCTACATGCCCCCCCTCCAGAGGCCAGATGTCTTTAAGCAGGCCCTGCACCCTGGACTGGTGGGTCACCTGACAAGCTAAACAGGTTCCAGTTCTCCAAACCAGCCCGGGCCATGTGGCCTGGCCACCCAACATGGCTACCTCTTTAGTCCTCCAGCCCCCACCAACCCAGGCGGTTGTCCTCATATGCAGTTCTACCACACCCTAGTCCCTCTGGACCACAGAGAGAAAGTCAAGTGAGTGGCGGCTTGTTGGTCAGTAAATAAATGGCTCAAAGCTGGAACTTCCCGGTGTCTTTAAGGCCAGGGAATCTTGACACTGCCTTTTGTCTCTCTGCTTCATGTTGACTTTTCATCGGTTGTGCCTTGCCTCCCACCCAGTTCAGCTGCGAGTCATCTGCACGACTGTCGACGCCCCAGCCAGCATCACGACTaaagggatgggggggggggggggtttaaccaTCGGCTCTGAATCCGGTATGAGATGGCTTTGCACAAAGTTTTGGTTTTGTTGAGTctgaccatttaaaaaaatatattttgtttcttTATCTTGAATATCTTTGTTCCGTCTTATCCTCCAGCGGCTAGCTATTTTCAGGTGACAGTTTTCTTATCTAGAGTTTCTATAAGTATTTGTCTTGCTCAGGAGTACTTTCATAGTGGAAGTATGACACAAATACAGTTTACTTGTGTTGCTGAGAATTCTGGTATGTTTTGTTACCAATGAATGTATTTTTCATCTGTTGCACACTAACTGAAGTGATTTATTTTAAAACTGGAACCGTAGTTCATGTTGCACCAAGGGGACAAACGGCAGGATGTCTGTCGAGTGGGGCATTGAGTACTGCCCCTCAACCAGTTTTTCTTGTTAACGTGATCGTCAGTGACCTAAACTGTTTCACCGACTTCCTCAATCCTATAATAGTTGCTTTGATCGGGCCTTTCTAAAATGGCCATGTCACAATCTCGTGCCTTCATGTGTATTTAAAGTAATTTCCTCTTGTGACTCTGCTCTCTTGTGACATGTTTTTACACAATCCCATGTTTATAATTGAAAGCATATTTGATAATTTATTGAAACTGGCTAATTCTCTGGGGAAACCTGAAGATGTTACCTGTACATTTTCCATTCCAACCTCCTGTGTAGTTGCAATTTATTCCAAGTTGACAATTTTACGTTTTGTTCTCACAGTTAAGGATTTTACCTTGTGGGTGTTCTAATGCTTTATAGTGAACGCCTTGCAATAAGTCTTGTCAATGTCATATCCACACATTATAAATAAGTGTCGTTAAATGTTTGGATTGGTATATTTCCTGTACCTTCTGCACTGAGTATGCGTTGGTACTGTAACATATTACTTCAATTCTGCTGTTTTTACACATCTTACTGTGATATCAATTAAAATGTTCATAGAGCCAGTTCTCAAGTTATTTTGCTGGGAGTGGGGAAGGAAAATAGGAACACTAGTTATTGGCAGAGGGTGGAACTACAACACAGGAAAGTCCTGTTACTCAATGTGTAGTTTACTGACTCATTGAAACATGTCCATGCATGTGAAACGCACTGGTTCTAG
Encoded here:
- the LOC139388412 gene encoding POU domain, class 5, transcription factor 1-like translates to MSERPQSPTSECNSRPDDFSRAMYAQALSQEGFGGASLQIPHGVLQHSLLFNKAAYNGMPPTTNQTFLPFPPGTGDYRASDLQAGDFCQPKHWCPIAAPEYTGQVAGVAAATHPTNPSPHNTDTREQVKMSEIKLEKDVNDEYGQKIQHYPTPPSSAVAHGVYYSTPWNSSFWPGFPHITAANTTTQNLNSIPSTSSSSSPSLSPSPPSNGLPGVTFFNGNASQTAQAPQAQTSTRSSGSSSGGCSDSEEEENLSTEELEQFAKELKHKRITLGFTQADVGLALGNLYGKMFSQTTICRFEALQLSFKNMCKLKPLLRRWLNEAETSDNPQDMYKIERVFVDTRKRKRRTSLEGSVRTALESYFVKCPKPNTQEITHIADDLCLERDVVRVWFCNRRQKGKRLALPFDEECEGQYYEQSPPPPHMAHSPLPGQGYSFSGHPGGPTFYMPPLQRPDVFKQALHPGLVGHLTS